The proteins below are encoded in one region of Pseudomonas sp. SCB32:
- a CDS encoding GNAT family N-acetyltransferase: MSESLSIHHDETSHQFVTTVDGHRAYLAYMDLGKQTLDIYRTFVPDTLRGRGIAAALTEHALQYAERKGYSVIPSCSYVERYLERRQRHTDTAL; the protein is encoded by the coding sequence GTGAGTGAGTCGTTGTCCATCCATCACGATGAAACCAGCCACCAGTTCGTCACGACGGTGGACGGCCATCGCGCCTATCTGGCCTATATGGATCTGGGCAAGCAGACGCTCGACATCTACCGCACCTTCGTCCCGGACACCCTGCGTGGCCGTGGCATCGCCGCCGCGCTCACCGAGCATGCCCTGCAGTATGCCGAGCGCAAGGGCTACAGCGTGATCCCGTCGTGCTCCTACGTGGAGCGCTATCTGGAGCGCCGCCAGCGTCATACCGACACCGCGCTCTGA
- a CDS encoding 3-deoxy-7-phosphoheptulonate synthase: MADLQIDDLNVASNETLITPEQLKREIPLTDAALRTVANGRQVVRDILDGKDHRLFVVIGPCSIHDIKAAHEYAERLKVLAAEVSDTLFLVMRVYFEKPRTTVGWKGLINDPYLDDSFKIQDGLHIGRQLLRDLAEMGLPTATEALDPISPQYLQDLISWSAIGARTTESQTHREMASGLSSAVGFKNGTDGSLTVAINALQSVSSPHRFLGINQLGGVSIVTTKGNPYGHVVLRGGNGKPNYDSVSVALCEQELNKAKIPLNIMVDCSHANSNKDPALQPLVMDNVANQIAEGNNSIVGLMVESHLNWGNQSIPKDLCQLQYGVSVTDACIDWDATEKAVRSMHTKLKEVLPKRQRG; encoded by the coding sequence ATGGCTGATTTACAGATCGACGACCTTAACGTTGCCTCCAACGAGACCCTGATCACGCCGGAGCAGCTCAAGCGCGAAATCCCCCTGACCGACGCCGCCCTGCGCACCGTCGCCAACGGCCGCCAGGTCGTCCGCGACATTCTCGACGGCAAGGACCACCGCCTGTTCGTGGTGATTGGCCCCTGCTCGATCCACGACATCAAGGCCGCCCACGAATACGCCGAGCGCCTGAAGGTGCTGGCCGCGGAAGTCTCCGACACGCTGTTCCTGGTGATGCGCGTGTACTTCGAGAAGCCGCGTACCACCGTCGGCTGGAAAGGTCTGATCAACGACCCCTACCTGGACGACTCCTTCAAGATCCAGGATGGCCTGCACATCGGCCGCCAGCTGCTGCGCGACCTCGCCGAGATGGGCCTGCCCACCGCCACCGAGGCGCTCGACCCGATCTCCCCGCAGTACCTGCAGGACCTGATCAGCTGGTCAGCCATCGGCGCGCGCACCACCGAATCCCAGACCCACCGCGAGATGGCCTCCGGCCTGTCCTCGGCGGTCGGTTTCAAGAACGGCACCGACGGTAGCCTGACCGTGGCGATCAACGCCCTGCAGTCGGTCTCCAGCCCGCACCGCTTCCTCGGCATCAACCAGCTGGGCGGTGTGTCCATCGTCACCACCAAGGGCAACCCCTATGGCCATGTGGTGCTGCGCGGTGGCAATGGCAAGCCGAACTACGACTCGGTCAGCGTCGCCCTGTGCGAGCAGGAACTGAACAAGGCGAAAATCCCGCTGAACATCATGGTCGACTGCAGCCACGCCAACTCCAACAAGGACCCGGCCCTGCAGCCGCTGGTGATGGACAACGTCGCCAACCAGATCGCCGAAGGCAACAACTCCATCGTCGGCCTGATGGTGGAAAGCCACCTGAACTGGGGCAACCAGTCGATCCCGAAAGACCTCTGCCAACTGCAGTACGGTGTGTCCGTCACCGACGCCTGCATCGACTGGGACGCCACCGAGAAGGCCGTGCGCAGCATGCACACCAAGCTCAAGGAAGTCCTGCCCAAGCGTCAGCGCGGCTGA
- a CDS encoding PilZ domain-containing protein yields MRQFLRHPCDLPVELVIRKQTFLPRQRLHNISLGGVACNSPRGFRRGTSIELRIPLLGDAARYPGVVAWSRKLDNDYLVGVAFIDEDTLFRARMVEQVCQIESYRRQREQELGTAQSIEDLALEWIAHNAADFPLFCAV; encoded by the coding sequence ATGCGTCAGTTCCTGCGTCACCCCTGTGACCTTCCGGTTGAGCTGGTCATTCGCAAGCAGACCTTCCTGCCGCGCCAGCGCCTGCACAATATCAGCCTCGGCGGTGTGGCGTGCAACTCACCACGGGGCTTTCGCCGTGGCACGTCCATCGAGCTGCGCATTCCCCTGCTGGGCGATGCGGCGCGTTACCCGGGCGTGGTGGCCTGGAGTCGCAAGCTGGACAACGACTACCTCGTAGGCGTCGCTTTCATCGACGAGGACACGCTGTTCCGCGCCCGTATGGTCGAGCAGGTGTGCCAGATTGAGAGCTACCGGCGCCAGCGCGAGCAGGAACTGGGCACCGCTCAGTCGATCGAGGATCTCGCCCTGGAGTGGATCGCGCACAACGCCGCAGACTTCCCATTGTTTTGCGCGGTCTGA
- a CDS encoding thioredoxin — translation MTECSDCNLSSIGHLSIVPALELTDLDADRRLLSLPGVSLLVFTSEGCSSCRWARAKLPEFGLPVDRLCWIDAGHSGGLVARYGVFHLPAMFLVRDGHFLGPIHAALRPEPLIEALRAGLSRPAEELP, via the coding sequence ATGACGGAATGCTCCGACTGCAATCTTTCTAGTATTGGCCATTTGAGTATAGTGCCGGCCCTGGAGCTGACAGACCTGGATGCCGACCGCCGGCTGCTTTCCCTGCCGGGTGTGTCGCTGCTGGTGTTCACCAGCGAGGGGTGCTCCTCCTGTCGCTGGGCGCGGGCGAAGCTGCCGGAGTTCGGCCTTCCCGTGGATCGCCTGTGCTGGATCGACGCCGGCCACAGCGGTGGATTGGTGGCGCGCTACGGCGTGTTTCACCTGCCGGCGATGTTCCTGGTGCGCGACGGCCATTTTCTTGGGCCGATCCACGCCGCCCTGCGCCCCGAACCCTTGATCGAAGCCCTGCGCG